A genome region from Bifidobacterium coryneforme includes the following:
- a CDS encoding FAD:protein FMN transferase, translating into MPYSTAFPEALGTGIIINTSKPVGSELRAGLGRLIDTYESSLSRFRDDSILADMARAKRGGNFRFPEYCQGLFDLYDCLYLATGGALDPAVGADLARLGYGRDMTFRLSADAVDHLGRIKGRSTWGDDVERDGVILRTRGPVQLDFGALGKGYLVDLLADVLNRTDDAEGVGDYLIDAGGDMRIQAPGAVSIAMEDPDDLTRAVGVIRMTTGSLGASAPSRRKWTVPRGGDEEEGLMALHHILNAVDGMPVRRVKATWVVVVGQEDRSGNQGQELGDPRDNRLAKLYPTALADGLSTALFLVGPNGLAERFPFACAGLDDSRHAVVSKGFPGAFFVG; encoded by the coding sequence ATGCCCTATTCGACAGCCTTTCCCGAAGCGCTGGGAACCGGCATCATCATCAATACCTCCAAGCCGGTCGGGTCTGAGCTCCGTGCCGGACTGGGGCGGCTGATTGACACCTATGAATCATCCCTGTCCAGGTTTCGGGATGATTCCATCCTGGCGGACATGGCCCGAGCGAAGCGGGGCGGCAATTTCCGGTTCCCCGAATACTGCCAGGGCCTGTTCGACCTCTACGATTGCCTGTACCTCGCCACGGGGGGTGCTCTGGACCCGGCTGTTGGAGCTGATCTTGCGCGGTTGGGATATGGAAGGGATATGACCTTCCGCTTGAGCGCTGATGCGGTCGACCATCTCGGGCGAATCAAGGGCAGGTCCACCTGGGGGGATGATGTTGAGCGCGATGGTGTGATTCTGCGGACCAGGGGGCCGGTTCAGCTGGACTTTGGAGCCCTGGGCAAGGGGTACCTGGTGGACCTCCTGGCTGATGTGCTCAACCGGACCGACGATGCCGAAGGTGTGGGAGACTACCTGATTGATGCCGGGGGTGATATGCGTATCCAGGCCCCTGGAGCGGTCTCCATTGCCATGGAGGATCCCGATGACCTGACCAGGGCGGTCGGAGTCATCAGGATGACAACCGGTTCTCTTGGCGCCTCGGCCCCCAGCAGGCGGAAATGGACCGTCCCCCGAGGGGGCGATGAGGAGGAGGGGCTGATGGCCCTCCACCATATCCTCAACGCTGTCGATGGTATGCCTGTCCGCCGTGTCAAGGCCACCTGGGTGGTGGTGGTGGGGCAGGAGGACCGTTCGGGGAATCAAGGTCAGGAACTGGGCGACCCCCGGGATAATCGCCTGGCGAAACTGTATCCGACCGCGCTGGCGGACGGTTTATCCACGGCCCTCTTCCTGGTTGGACCCAATGGTCTGGCTGAACGGTTCCCTTTTGCCTGTGCCGGGCTCGATGATTCCCGTCATGCCGTGGTTTCCAAAGGATTCCCAGGCGCATTTTTCGTGGGGTGA
- a CDS encoding amino acid permease yields MATSRVGHESPSTKRKAAQGKGNQVQRNLKTRHVSMIALGGCIGTGLFMTSGSTISKAGPGGGLVAYAAMGLMVYFLMTSLGELATHMPVSGSFATYDAKYVDPALGFAMGWNYWLNWAITVAVDISTAALLIQYWLPDTPGWVWSLLVLVVIFLINALTVSTFGETEFWLSLIKVLTVIVFLVIGFAMILGIMYRPAAGLHNFTYKDAPFVGGFPAILSVFLVAGFSFQGTELIGVTAGESEDPSHAVPKAIRDVFWRILLFYILSIFVIAALIPYTSPHLLGASEGNIAMSPFTLVFQRAGLASAASIMNAIVLTSVLSAANSGAYAATRMLYALAHEHYAPRIFGRTTRHGIPLMALAATTVVSLATFASSIFGQRIYMWLVAASGLTGFIAWIGIALSHYRFRRAWVVQGHKVSELKYHAKLFPLGPILALVLCLVVIGGQNIEAFVTWNWQEIGVTYISIPLVLALYLGYKIKHHTKIVPLDQMDLTSSSPEFESRTGA; encoded by the coding sequence ATGGCGACCAGCAGGGTCGGGCACGAGAGCCCGTCCACGAAGCGTAAAGCTGCACAGGGCAAAGGGAATCAGGTACAGCGCAACCTGAAGACACGGCACGTTTCCATGATTGCCCTGGGTGGCTGTATCGGCACCGGGCTCTTCATGACCTCCGGATCCACCATCTCCAAGGCAGGACCAGGCGGCGGACTGGTCGCCTACGCAGCCATGGGCCTCATGGTCTACTTCCTGATGACCAGCCTCGGCGAACTGGCCACCCACATGCCCGTCTCCGGCTCCTTCGCCACCTACGACGCCAAGTACGTGGACCCCGCCCTGGGATTTGCCATGGGATGGAACTACTGGCTGAACTGGGCCATCACCGTGGCTGTGGACATCTCCACCGCGGCCTTGCTGATCCAGTACTGGCTACCGGACACCCCGGGCTGGGTTTGGAGCCTCCTGGTGCTGGTGGTCATCTTCCTGATCAATGCCCTCACCGTATCGACGTTCGGGGAAACGGAGTTCTGGCTCTCCCTGATCAAGGTCCTTACGGTCATCGTCTTCCTGGTCATCGGCTTCGCCATGATTCTCGGCATCATGTACCGCCCGGCCGCAGGACTGCACAACTTCACCTACAAGGACGCCCCCTTCGTCGGGGGATTCCCGGCCATACTCAGCGTTTTCCTGGTTGCGGGCTTCTCCTTCCAGGGCACCGAGCTGATCGGGGTCACCGCCGGCGAGTCCGAAGATCCCAGCCATGCCGTCCCCAAGGCCATCCGGGATGTGTTCTGGCGGATTCTCCTCTTCTATATCCTCTCCATCTTCGTCATCGCGGCCCTGATCCCCTACACCAGCCCCCACCTCCTCGGAGCATCAGAAGGCAACATCGCCATGTCACCCTTCACCCTGGTCTTCCAACGGGCAGGACTCGCCTCAGCAGCCAGCATCATGAACGCCATCGTGCTGACCTCCGTGCTCTCCGCAGCCAACTCCGGGGCATACGCAGCGACCCGTATGCTCTATGCCCTGGCGCACGAGCACTATGCACCGCGCATATTCGGCAGGACGACCCGTCACGGCATTCCCCTGATGGCCCTGGCTGCCACAACGGTGGTCTCCCTGGCGACCTTCGCCTCAAGCATCTTCGGCCAGCGCATCTACATGTGGCTGGTGGCGGCCTCCGGTCTGACCGGATTCATCGCCTGGATCGGCATAGCCCTGAGCCACTACCGCTTCCGCAGGGCCTGGGTGGTCCAAGGGCACAAGGTCAGTGAACTCAAATATCACGCCAAGCTCTTCCCCCTAGGGCCCATCCTCGCCTTGGTGCTCTGCCTTGTGGTCATCGGGGGGCAGAACATCGAGGCCTTCGTCACATGGAACTGGCAGGAAATCGGAGTCACCTACATCAGCATCCCCCTGGTCCTGGCGCTCTACCTGGGATACAAAATCAAGCACCACACCAAGATTGTGCCCCTGGACCAGATGGACCTGACCTCCTCTTCACCCGAGTTCGAATCCCGAACGGGGGCCTGA
- the ilvC gene encoding ketol-acid reductoisomerase, with protein MPGRNGWTRRTVYKGVKLMAAQIWYEKDGDLSVLEGKKVAIIGYGSQGHAHALNLRDSGVDVVVGLRPNSKSVEFAKEQGLEVKTVADATKEADIIMILAPDQYQRTIWSEEIEPNIKEGAAVGFAHGFNIHYGYIKPTADHPVFMVAPKGPGHMVRREYVAGRGVPVVVAVEQDPRGDGWDITLAYAKAMGALRAGAIKTTFKEETETDLFGEQDVLMGGVNHLVETGFEVLTEAGYQPEIAYFEVCHELKMLVDLMNEGGLNKARWSCSDTAQYGDFTSTVVDESTKDRMRYQLKRIQDGSFAKEFIDDQDAGAPKFKELQEKFSHEKIEEVGPKLRAMFSWNKDVKDADEAQSFTGKIARSQVQ; from the coding sequence ATCCCTGGCCGCAATGGGTGGACCAGAAGGACCGTTTATAAAGGAGTAAAGCTAATGGCAGCACAGATCTGGTATGAGAAGGATGGGGATCTCTCGGTTCTGGAAGGCAAGAAGGTGGCCATCATCGGCTACGGTTCTCAGGGACATGCTCACGCGCTGAACCTGCGCGACTCCGGCGTCGACGTGGTTGTAGGCCTGCGTCCCAACTCCAAGTCGGTTGAGTTCGCCAAGGAGCAGGGTCTGGAAGTCAAGACCGTGGCGGATGCCACCAAGGAAGCCGACATCATCATGATCCTGGCTCCTGATCAGTACCAGCGCACCATCTGGAGCGAGGAGATCGAGCCCAACATCAAGGAGGGTGCGGCCGTCGGCTTCGCCCACGGGTTCAACATCCACTACGGGTATATCAAGCCAACCGCCGACCATCCCGTCTTCATGGTCGCCCCCAAGGGCCCGGGCCACATGGTCCGTCGCGAGTACGTGGCCGGCCGTGGCGTGCCGGTGGTGGTGGCCGTGGAGCAGGATCCCCGCGGTGACGGCTGGGATATCACCCTGGCCTACGCCAAGGCCATGGGCGCCCTGCGTGCAGGTGCCATCAAGACCACCTTCAAGGAGGAGACCGAGACCGATCTCTTCGGTGAGCAGGATGTGCTCATGGGTGGCGTCAACCACCTGGTCGAGACCGGTTTCGAAGTGCTGACCGAGGCCGGCTACCAGCCTGAAATCGCCTACTTCGAGGTCTGCCACGAATTGAAGATGCTGGTCGATCTGATGAACGAGGGTGGTCTGAACAAGGCACGTTGGTCCTGCTCCGACACCGCCCAGTATGGCGACTTCACCTCGACCGTGGTCGACGAGTCCACCAAGGATCGCATGCGGTACCAGCTCAAGCGCATCCAGGACGGCTCCTTCGCCAAGGAGTTCATTGACGACCAGGATGCCGGGGCACCCAAGTTCAAGGAGCTGCAGGAGAAGTTCTCCCACGAGAAGATCGAGGAGGTCGGTCCCAAGCTGCGCGCCATGTTCTCCTGGAACAAGGACGTCAAGGATGCCGACGAGGCCCAGTCCTTCACCGGCAAGATCGCCCGTTCCCAGGTTCAGTGA
- a CDS encoding nucleoside hydrolase — protein sequence MAATKETPRKIILDLDTGIDDTLALSYVLASPEAELIGITGTYGNVVVEQGVANDLNLLAMYGRDDVPVFKGIDHPSTADSFSVPPDSEIFHGANGTGNIEIPAHSDRKAQEESSVDFIIESVRRYPKEELAIVPTGALTTIAAALEKAPDIVDKIRIVLMGGSLTQPGNVGPFAEANINQDPEAANKVFATTADITMVGLDVTTQVQMSREDTESLRGTGTAIGRFLADMTDYYINITEQEEGVFLGGCNLHDPLAAAVAIDPSLVTTFATNLMVETEGPQRARTIGDPNRLTDKTKNTKVALSVDAERFTSQFMERLMSLATGQTTER from the coding sequence GTGGCAGCAACCAAAGAGACGCCCAGGAAAATCATCCTGGACCTTGATACGGGTATCGACGACACCTTGGCACTCTCTTATGTGCTGGCATCGCCAGAGGCCGAGCTGATCGGCATCACCGGCACCTACGGCAACGTGGTCGTCGAGCAGGGTGTAGCCAACGACCTGAACCTACTGGCCATGTACGGGCGCGACGACGTCCCCGTTTTCAAGGGCATAGACCACCCCAGCACCGCGGATTCCTTCTCCGTGCCCCCGGATTCCGAAATCTTCCACGGCGCCAATGGAACCGGCAACATCGAAATCCCGGCACACTCCGACCGGAAGGCCCAGGAGGAGAGCTCCGTCGACTTCATCATCGAATCGGTCCGACGCTACCCCAAGGAGGAGCTGGCCATCGTTCCCACCGGTGCCCTGACCACCATCGCCGCCGCTCTGGAAAAGGCCCCTGACATCGTCGATAAGATCAGAATCGTCCTGATGGGCGGCAGCCTGACCCAGCCCGGCAACGTAGGCCCCTTCGCCGAGGCCAACATCAACCAGGACCCCGAGGCCGCCAACAAGGTCTTCGCCACCACGGCCGACATCACCATGGTCGGATTGGACGTGACCACCCAGGTGCAGATGAGCCGCGAAGACACCGAATCCCTGCGCGGTACAGGCACCGCAATCGGGCGGTTCCTGGCCGACATGACCGACTACTACATCAACATCACCGAGCAGGAGGAGGGAGTCTTCCTCGGCGGGTGCAACCTGCATGATCCTCTTGCCGCGGCCGTCGCCATTGACCCCAGCCTGGTCACCACCTTCGCCACCAACCTGATGGTGGAGACCGAAGGGCCGCAGCGGGCCCGGACCATCGGCGACCCCAACCGCCTCACAGACAAGACCAAGAACACCAAGGTGGCCCTCTCGGTGGATGCCGAGCGCTTCACCAGCCAGTTCATGGAACGACTGATGTCCTTGGCAACCGGCCAGACGACCGAACGATGA
- a CDS encoding amino acid permease, with amino-acid sequence MSSDDKGKGTGQSQGMVKRNLKTRHISMIALGGCIGTGLFMTSGSTISKAGPGGGLVAYAAMGLMVYFLMTSLGELATHMPVSGSFATYSARYVDPALGFAMGWDYWLNWTISGAVDISTAALLIQYWLPDTPGWIWSLLVLVVVFLINALAVSAFGETEFWLSLIKVATIIVFLVIGFAMILGIMFQPAVGLHNFTYKDAPFVGGFPAIMGVFLIAGYSFQGTEVVGVTAGESEDPGKAVPKAINEVFWRILLFYILSIFVIASLIPYTSPHLLGASEGNIAMSPFTLVFQRAGLASAASIMNAVVLTSILSAVNTGAYASSRMLYGLAKDHYAPRIFARTTRRGIPMAALVATVCMSLATFASSIFGQTFYMWLVTATGLTGFIAWIGIALSHYRFRRAFKLQGHDLSELKYHSKLYPLGPILAMVLCLVVIAGQDIPSMASLDWSHLGMTYFSVVLVLALYLGYKFINHTKIVKLADMDLSGAGSAD; translated from the coding sequence ATGTCTTCAGATGATAAGGGCAAGGGGACCGGACAGTCCCAGGGCATGGTCAAGCGCAATCTGAAGACCCGCCATATATCGATGATTGCCCTGGGTGGCTGTATCGGCACCGGGCTCTTCATGACCTCCGGATCCACCATCTCCAAGGCAGGACCAGGCGGCGGACTGGTCGCCTACGCAGCCATGGGCCTCATGGTCTACTTCCTGATGACCAGCCTCGGCGAACTGGCCACCCACATGCCCGTCTCCGGCTCCTTCGCCACCTATAGCGCCCGGTATGTGGACCCCGCCCTAGGCTTCGCCATGGGCTGGGACTACTGGCTGAACTGGACCATCTCCGGAGCTGTTGACATTTCGACCGCCGCGCTCCTGATTCAGTACTGGCTGCCCGATACACCGGGCTGGATCTGGAGCCTCCTGGTCCTGGTCGTCGTCTTCCTCATCAACGCCCTGGCCGTCTCGGCCTTCGGGGAGACGGAATTCTGGCTCTCCCTGATCAAGGTCGCCACCATCATCGTCTTCCTGGTCATCGGCTTCGCCATGATTCTCGGCATCATGTTCCAGCCTGCTGTGGGCCTGCACAACTTCACCTACAAGGATGCCCCCTTCGTGGGCGGCTTCCCCGCGATCATGGGCGTCTTCCTGATAGCCGGATACTCTTTCCAGGGCACCGAGGTGGTGGGGGTCACCGCCGGCGAATCGGAGGACCCCGGCAAGGCTGTTCCCAAGGCCATAAACGAGGTGTTCTGGCGGATTCTCCTCTTCTATATCCTCTCCATCTTCGTCATCGCGTCCCTGATCCCCTACACCAGCCCCCACCTCCTCGGAGCATCAGAAGGCAACATCGCCATGTCACCCTTCACCCTGGTCTTCCAACGGGCAGGACTCGCCTCAGCAGCCAGCATCATGAACGCCGTGGTCCTGACCTCCATCCTCTCGGCCGTCAACACGGGCGCCTATGCCTCAAGCCGCATGCTCTACGGACTGGCCAAGGACCACTACGCCCCCAGGATCTTTGCCAGGACCACCAGGCGGGGCATTCCCATGGCCGCCCTTGTGGCCACCGTCTGCATGTCCCTGGCCACCTTCGCCTCCAGCATCTTCGGGCAGACCTTCTATATGTGGCTGGTGACGGCAACGGGCCTGACCGGATTCATCGCCTGGATCGGCATAGCCCTGAGCCACTACCGCTTCCGCCGGGCGTTCAAACTGCAAGGGCATGATTTGAGCGAGCTCAAGTACCACTCCAAGCTCTACCCTCTGGGTCCCATCCTGGCAATGGTGCTCTGCCTGGTCGTCATTGCCGGGCAGGACATCCCCTCCATGGCCAGCCTGGACTGGTCGCACCTGGGCATGACCTACTTCAGTGTGGTTCTGGTCCTTGCGCTCTACCTGGGCTACAAGTTCATCAACCACACCAAAATCGTCAAGCTGGCGGACATGGACCTTTCAGGGGCCGGATCCGCCGACTGA
- a CDS encoding MFS transporter, with protein MSETAETVNTTEADENRVRTKRALPALLTIFLLGTLMIQAFNLVFQNVGDSLGMSANASLISTLPGIVLGVVCMLYGTLCDYISPRKMTLFGVGALIIGSLLGFFGASNFWAVVLARMIQTAGGQVAGSVFLVMAMKYLSDKERAFYLGVFNAVYYASSAVGIFAGGLITSIDWKYLFLVPLISVLLIPQVLKNTPDTSVKGERIDAFGIALFALIAGFVAIYFSFPAAWMLAVLAILIAVFAVYVWKGSNPFLSRKFVTNGAYMSVLLALFVFYFFNFACVPIYNVIGDQIYQISLKQVSICLTIVYLVATLVGCVSGSILSTIGRLPMLVLSAALMIVGSIGSAIFISSGFWTLTALACVFIAGITMSYTPLYDSFSATLPVDQNGRGIGIGDLMMNTSASIGMAVYSGLMSNQSFGSRGFLGVEPGAPAQAANMFWVMGLTAALALVIVLIFHRNMSSKAPKNQ; from the coding sequence ATGAGCGAAACAGCCGAAACGGTGAACACCACCGAAGCCGATGAGAACAGGGTCAGGACCAAGCGCGCCCTGCCCGCCCTCCTGACCATCTTCCTCCTGGGCACCCTGATGATCCAGGCCTTCAACCTGGTCTTCCAGAACGTAGGCGACTCCCTTGGAATGTCCGCGAATGCCTCCCTCATCAGCACCCTGCCCGGCATCGTCCTGGGTGTGGTCTGCATGCTCTACGGGACACTCTGCGATTACATCTCCCCCCGAAAGATGACCCTCTTCGGGGTCGGTGCCCTGATCATCGGCAGCCTCCTCGGCTTCTTTGGCGCCTCTAACTTCTGGGCCGTGGTCCTGGCCCGCATGATCCAGACCGCAGGCGGCCAGGTGGCAGGCTCGGTCTTCCTGGTCATGGCCATGAAGTACCTGAGCGACAAGGAGCGCGCCTTCTATCTGGGTGTTTTCAACGCCGTCTACTACGCCTCATCGGCCGTGGGCATCTTCGCAGGTGGCCTGATCACCTCCATCGACTGGAAGTACCTCTTCCTGGTCCCCCTGATCTCCGTCCTGCTCATTCCCCAGGTCCTGAAGAACACCCCCGACACCAGCGTCAAGGGAGAGCGGATCGATGCGTTCGGCATCGCCCTCTTCGCCTTGATCGCCGGGTTCGTGGCCATCTACTTCTCCTTCCCGGCCGCCTGGATGCTGGCTGTGCTGGCCATCCTGATCGCCGTCTTCGCGGTCTATGTCTGGAAGGGCAGCAACCCCTTCCTGAGCCGGAAGTTCGTGACCAACGGGGCCTACATGTCGGTGCTCCTGGCCCTCTTCGTCTTCTACTTCTTCAACTTCGCCTGCGTGCCGATCTACAACGTGATCGGTGACCAGATCTACCAGATCTCACTGAAGCAGGTCTCGATCTGCCTGACCATCGTCTACCTGGTGGCCACCCTGGTGGGTTGCGTGTCCGGCTCGATTCTCTCGACCATCGGCAGGCTCCCCATGCTGGTCCTCTCGGCGGCACTGATGATTGTGGGCAGCATCGGCTCGGCCATCTTCATCTCCTCCGGTTTCTGGACCCTGACCGCCCTGGCATGCGTCTTCATCGCAGGTATCACCATGTCGTACACCCCGCTCTACGACTCCTTCTCGGCCACCCTGCCGGTGGACCAGAACGGACGCGGCATCGGCATCGGCGACCTGATGATGAACACCTCTGCCTCCATCGGTATGGCCGTATACAGCGGGCTGATGTCCAACCAGAGCTTCGGTTCACGCGGCTTCCTTGGCGTTGAGCCCGGCGCTCCGGCCCAGGCGGCCAACATGTTCTGGGTAATGGGCCTGACAGCGGCCCTGGCCCTGGTCATTGTTCTGATCTTCCATCGGAACATGTCTTCCAAGGCCCCCAAGAACCAGTAA
- the dcd gene encoding dCTP deaminase: MLLSDRDILKAHDEGHLALDPWTPQMVQPASIDVRLDKYFRVFNNHEYTYVDPAEDQGALTEQFEVRQGDPWILHPGEFILGSTWEYIKIDSTLAARLEGKSSLGRLGILTHSTAGFIDPGFEGHITLELSNVSNLPVKLWPGMKIGQMCFFELTSGSEFPYGSKHNGSHYQGQRGPTPSRSYVDFYKADVSS; encoded by the coding sequence ATGCTGCTCAGCGACCGTGACATATTGAAAGCCCATGATGAAGGGCACCTCGCCCTGGACCCATGGACACCGCAAATGGTCCAGCCTGCCAGTATTGATGTTCGTCTCGATAAGTACTTCCGCGTCTTCAACAATCACGAGTACACCTATGTGGATCCGGCCGAAGACCAGGGTGCACTGACCGAGCAGTTCGAAGTGCGCCAGGGCGATCCCTGGATTCTCCACCCCGGTGAGTTCATACTGGGCTCAACCTGGGAGTACATAAAAATCGACTCCACCCTGGCCGCCCGCCTGGAAGGCAAGAGTTCGCTGGGGCGTCTCGGCATCCTCACCCATTCCACGGCCGGCTTCATCGATCCCGGCTTCGAGGGGCATATCACCTTGGAGCTGTCGAACGTCAGCAACCTGCCGGTGAAACTGTGGCCGGGGATGAAAATCGGACAGATGTGCTTCTTCGAGCTCACTTCGGGCAGCGAATTCCCCTATGGGTCAAAGCACAACGGCTCCCACTACCAGGGTCAGCGGGGCCCCACCCCCTCGCGTTCCTATGTCGACTTCTACAAGGCCGACGTCTCCAGCTGA
- a CDS encoding adenylosuccinate synthase: MPGIVIVGAQWGDEGKGKATDLIGERMDYVARFNGGNNAGHTVVVGDQEYDLHLLPSGIIHPSITPVIGNGVVVDPKALFEEVDGLESRGVDCSRLRVSESAHVIAPYDRTLDKVTERFLGKRRIGTTGRGIGPTYADKINRVGIRVHDLFNPDHLRDKVEASLHQKNQMLVKLYNRRAIDIDATVDELSGYAERLRPYVANISLILNKALDEGRNVLFEGGQATMLDVDHGTYPFVTSSNCTAGGACTGTGVGPTRIDRVVGVAKAYVTRVGEGPFPTELDNEQGEWLRRQGHEFGVTTGRPRRCGWFDALVSRYAVQINGLTDIVLTKLDVLSGLETIPVCVGYDVTRADGSRVRVDEMPTDQAEFQSAQPVYEELPGWREDISGARSFDDFPTRAKDYVRHLEDLSGCRISAIGSGPGRDQIVQIHSLC; this comes from the coding sequence ATGCCTGGAATCGTGATTGTCGGAGCCCAGTGGGGTGACGAGGGCAAAGGCAAGGCAACGGATCTCATTGGCGAACGCATGGACTATGTCGCCAGGTTCAACGGCGGCAACAACGCTGGTCACACCGTGGTCGTGGGTGATCAGGAGTATGACCTCCACCTCCTCCCCTCCGGTATCATCCACCCTTCCATCACGCCGGTCATCGGCAACGGGGTGGTCGTGGATCCCAAGGCCCTCTTCGAGGAGGTTGACGGGCTGGAATCGCGTGGAGTGGACTGCAGCCGCCTTCGTGTCAGCGAGTCCGCCCATGTCATCGCCCCCTATGACCGTACTTTGGACAAGGTGACCGAGCGATTCCTGGGCAAACGCAGAATCGGCACCACCGGTCGCGGCATAGGCCCGACCTATGCCGACAAGATCAACCGTGTGGGCATTCGCGTCCATGACCTCTTCAATCCGGACCACCTGCGCGACAAGGTCGAGGCCAGCCTCCACCAGAAGAACCAGATGCTGGTCAAGCTCTACAACCGGCGGGCCATCGATATCGATGCCACCGTGGATGAGCTGAGCGGGTACGCTGAACGCCTGCGTCCTTACGTGGCCAATATCTCGCTGATCCTCAACAAGGCCCTGGATGAGGGTAGGAACGTGCTGTTCGAGGGTGGGCAGGCCACCATGCTGGATGTGGACCATGGCACCTATCCCTTCGTCACCTCTTCCAACTGCACGGCCGGGGGCGCCTGCACCGGCACCGGTGTCGGTCCCACCAGGATCGACCGGGTGGTCGGTGTGGCCAAGGCCTATGTGACCCGTGTGGGCGAGGGTCCCTTCCCCACCGAACTCGACAATGAACAGGGCGAGTGGCTGCGTAGGCAGGGTCACGAGTTCGGGGTCACCACTGGCCGCCCGCGCCGCTGCGGCTGGTTCGATGCCCTGGTCTCCCGCTATGCGGTTCAGATCAACGGTTTGACTGACATCGTGCTGACCAAGCTGGATGTCCTCTCCGGTCTGGAGACCATTCCCGTCTGCGTCGGATATGACGTGACCCGGGCCGATGGCTCTCGGGTCCGTGTCGACGAGATGCCCACCGACCAGGCCGAGTTCCAGTCCGCGCAGCCGGTCTATGAGGAGCTTCCGGGTTGGCGGGAGGATATTTCCGGAGCCCGCAGCTTCGATGACTTCCCCACCAGGGCCAAGGACTATGTCCGCCATCTTGAGGACCTTTCCGGTTGCCGCATCTCGGCCATCGGTTCGGGTCCCGGTCGCGACCAGATCGTACAGATTCACTCCCTGTGCTGA
- the fbaA gene encoding class II fructose-bisphosphate aldolase → MTLATPERYAQMLDAARSGSYAYPAINVTSTQTLNAALEGFAEAESDGIIQVSVGGASYLSGRNLADRVVGSIAFARFAKEVIDQYPGITVALHTDHCAPQYLDEWVRPLLAYEKDQVARGQDPLFQSHMWDGSSLPLGQNLNIAKELLEDSRAAHTILEIEVGTVGGEEDGHSAAIDERLYSSPDDGLRVVDELGLGERGRYMVAFTFGNVHGAYKPGVVKLRPDLLGEIQNRTARAVGAGRVPSPGPGVPGDKPFLLVFHGGSGSEPADIARAVSYGVVKMNIDTDTQYAFTRAIAGHMFANYDKVLKIDGEVGAKNEYDPRSWGREGEDRMAARVVEACRRLGSAGRALK, encoded by the coding sequence ATGACTCTTGCAACCCCCGAACGGTATGCGCAGATGCTGGATGCGGCCAGAAGCGGTTCCTACGCCTATCCGGCCATCAACGTGACCAGTACCCAGACCCTCAATGCTGCCTTGGAGGGGTTTGCCGAGGCGGAGTCGGATGGCATCATCCAGGTTTCGGTCGGCGGCGCGTCCTACCTGTCGGGGCGAAACCTTGCCGATCGGGTGGTCGGCTCGATTGCCTTTGCCAGATTCGCCAAGGAGGTGATCGACCAGTACCCCGGTATCACCGTGGCGCTTCACACCGATCACTGTGCCCCTCAATACCTGGACGAGTGGGTCCGTCCCCTCCTCGCCTACGAAAAGGACCAGGTGGCTCGCGGTCAGGATCCGCTCTTCCAGTCGCATATGTGGGACGGTTCATCCTTGCCCCTGGGGCAGAACCTGAACATCGCCAAGGAGCTGTTGGAGGACTCCCGGGCCGCCCATACGATTCTGGAAATAGAGGTGGGTACCGTCGGTGGTGAGGAGGACGGTCACTCCGCGGCAATTGACGAGCGTCTCTATTCCTCTCCTGACGACGGGCTGAGAGTGGTCGACGAGTTGGGGCTGGGTGAGCGGGGTCGGTACATGGTGGCCTTCACCTTCGGCAATGTGCATGGGGCCTACAAGCCTGGCGTGGTCAAGCTCCGACCCGACCTGTTGGGAGAGATCCAGAACCGCACCGCCCGTGCCGTCGGTGCCGGTCGGGTCCCTTCTCCGGGCCCCGGGGTTCCCGGTGACAAGCCCTTCCTTCTGGTCTTCCACGGTGGTTCCGGGTCCGAGCCTGCTGACATCGCCAGGGCTGTCTCCTATGGAGTGGTCAAGATGAATATCGACACCGATACCCAGTACGCCTTCACCAGGGCCATCGCCGGGCATATGTTTGCCAACTACGACAAGGTCCTCAAGATCGATGGTGAGGTCGGTGCCAAGAACGAGTACGACCCCCGGTCCTGGGGCCGGGAGGGCGAAGACCGCATGGCGGCCCGCGTGGTCGAGGCCTGTCGGAGGCTGGGCAGCGCCGGCCGTGCCCTGAAGTAG